A single region of the Arthrobacter sp. PAMC25564 genome encodes:
- a CDS encoding HAD domain-containing protein, producing MKLLILLDVDGVLNPVVRPGIDDDGPALVLSENRSELVRRLARCGRIAWVSTWPVAQTAGLEARLRLHTEPLRVPLPRPALDASDAATPKLRPVTRWLARIDDAGDADRNGLVWIDDVLGPDAQAWAAEQAEPVLLIKPLAAIGLTAENVESVERFGRT from the coding sequence ATGAAGCTACTGATTCTGCTCGACGTCGACGGAGTCCTCAACCCTGTCGTCCGGCCGGGCATCGACGATGACGGTCCGGCGCTTGTGCTCTCTGAGAACCGCAGCGAGCTGGTTCGGCGGCTGGCGCGCTGCGGCCGGATCGCCTGGGTGTCCACCTGGCCGGTGGCTCAGACGGCCGGGCTGGAGGCCCGGCTCAGACTACACACGGAGCCGCTGCGGGTCCCGCTGCCCAGGCCGGCCCTGGACGCATCCGACGCAGCGACACCCAAGCTCCGACCAGTGACCCGGTGGCTGGCCCGAATCGACGACGCAGGAGACGCCGACCGGAATGGACTGGTCTGGATCGACGACGTGCTCGGTCCCGATGCCCAGGCGTGGGCAGCCGAGCAGGCAGAGCCGGTGCTGCTGATCAAGCCGTTGGCCGCGATCGGGCTGACCGCCGAGAATGTTGAATCCGTCGAGCGCTTCGGGCGCACCTGA
- a CDS encoding magnesium transporter CorA family protein: MVFIRLYREGKLERDDVSAHEIEALAHQDDVVLWIDYTDPTADDLLGVETVYGLHRLAVEDAVHDFQRPKLDRYPNHLFLSAYQAGLQPGTGELAIAEISAFVTRKALVTVHGPEFDADKLMAHWDAETDLAAHGVPFLFWGLLDMIVDGHFDAVQELDGHIDALEESLFDDHSPDHELQRKTFELRKNLVRLRRVVLPMREVLNTLLRRDDLIGCSPAMQPFLQDVYDHVLRATEWTESLRDLVTTILETHISIQGNQMNLVMKKVTSWAAIIAVPTAVTGFFGQNVPFFGFQSDYGLWLSTALMAGGSIFLYLAFKKRDWI, encoded by the coding sequence ATGGTGTTCATACGGCTGTACCGCGAAGGAAAACTCGAACGCGACGATGTCAGCGCCCACGAGATCGAGGCCTTGGCCCACCAGGATGACGTGGTGCTATGGATCGACTACACAGATCCGACGGCAGATGACCTCCTGGGCGTCGAAACGGTGTACGGGCTTCACCGCCTCGCCGTCGAGGACGCCGTCCATGACTTCCAGCGGCCCAAGCTGGACCGGTACCCTAACCACCTGTTCCTCTCGGCCTACCAGGCAGGGCTGCAGCCGGGCACCGGCGAACTGGCCATCGCCGAGATCTCGGCATTCGTGACCAGGAAAGCCCTGGTGACGGTGCACGGGCCCGAGTTCGACGCCGACAAACTGATGGCGCACTGGGACGCCGAGACGGACCTGGCCGCGCACGGGGTGCCCTTCCTCTTCTGGGGCCTGCTGGACATGATCGTCGACGGACACTTCGACGCCGTCCAGGAACTCGACGGCCACATCGACGCCCTCGAGGAATCATTGTTTGATGACCACTCCCCCGACCACGAGCTGCAACGCAAGACCTTCGAGCTGCGCAAAAACCTGGTCCGGCTCCGCCGGGTCGTGCTGCCCATGCGCGAAGTCCTCAACACCCTCCTGCGCCGGGACGACCTGATCGGCTGCAGCCCCGCGATGCAGCCGTTCCTCCAGGACGTCTACGACCACGTACTGCGGGCCACCGAATGGACCGAGTCGCTCCGTGACCTGGTCACCACCATCCTGGAAACCCACATCAGTATCCAGGGAAACCAGATGAACCTGGTCATGAAGAAGGTCACCAGCTGGGCCGCGATCATCGCCGTCCCCACCGCCGTCACCGGCTTCTTCGGGCAGAACGTGCCGTTCTTCGGCTTCCAGAGCGATTACGGTCTCTGGCTGTCCACCGCACTGATGGCCGGCGGATCAATCTTCCTGTACCTGGCCTTCAAGAAACGGGACTGGATCTAG
- a CDS encoding DUF4230 domain-containing protein encodes MGAPIIAGRRTLLVAAGTVNAYVDLTGVAEKDLTLSSDGKSAKMRLPEPQLDRPNLDLDRSYMYSQDRGVMYSQDRGVLDRIADTIEAPQQAPIYKLAEKKFVDAAEESELRKQATENTKAFLTGLCGALGIQVIFLDDKVG; translated from the coding sequence ATGGGTGCCCCCATCATCGCCGGACGACGGACGTTGTTAGTCGCTGCGGGCACCGTCAACGCCTATGTCGATCTGACCGGCGTCGCCGAAAAGGACCTTACGCTGTCCTCGGACGGCAAATCGGCGAAGATGCGACTGCCTGAGCCGCAGCTCGACAGGCCCAACCTCGACCTTGACCGGTCCTATATGTACAGTCAGGACCGAGGTGTTATGTACAGTCAGGACCGAGGTGTGTTGGACCGGATCGCCGATACGATCGAGGCGCCCCAGCAAGCGCCAATCTACAAACTCGCCGAGAAGAAGTTCGTGGACGCCGCGGAGGAGTCGGAGCTACGGAAGCAGGCTACCGAGAACACCAAGGCATTTCTGACCGGTTTGTGCGGCGCGCTCGGAATCCAAGTCATCTTCCTCGACGACAAAGTTGGATAG
- a CDS encoding UvrD-helicase domain-containing protein, with protein sequence MQLDGRRVVLQGIPNRSARGLALAFETTLARHVETVRVDRARSSFDQAAADVEAWAAAFFDAARTHLAAKGWLTREFRLRWETRKPAGDFDKLLNEASIAEHIEAQNGAVLEAIDLWKAGLGGYIAAWNEGHLEKELEACRDFFNRVERSPLTDEQARAVVCFDNRVQVVASAGSGKTSTMVAKAAYALHRNLVPAEKILLLAFNTDAARELQQRIHDRLHPLGLDGGNVAAQTFHAFGLDVIGRATGRKPALAPWLDSGQDSEQLMRIVDELKAADPIFRTRWDLFRIVLGRDLPAFGQEEDDPEDWDQGSKSIGFQTLQGEVVKSQGERMIADWLFYNGVRYSYETRYEHDTTDATHRQYSPDFHYPGINVYHEHFALDKDGLPPSEFHGYLDGVIWKRATHQRYGTTLLETTMAGLWDGTAFVYLARN encoded by the coding sequence TTGCAGCTGGACGGCCGCCGGGTGGTGTTGCAGGGCATCCCGAACAGGTCCGCCAGAGGACTTGCGCTGGCTTTCGAAACGACCCTGGCCCGGCACGTTGAGACAGTGAGGGTCGACCGTGCCCGGTCCTCATTCGACCAGGCAGCAGCAGATGTGGAGGCGTGGGCTGCCGCATTTTTCGACGCGGCACGAACCCATCTTGCGGCCAAGGGCTGGCTGACCCGAGAGTTCAGACTGCGTTGGGAGACCAGGAAACCAGCGGGAGACTTCGACAAGCTGCTGAACGAAGCAAGTATTGCAGAGCATATCGAGGCACAGAACGGCGCAGTGCTGGAAGCGATCGATCTCTGGAAGGCCGGTCTCGGCGGGTACATTGCAGCCTGGAACGAAGGCCATCTCGAAAAGGAATTAGAAGCGTGCAGGGATTTCTTCAACCGGGTCGAACGCTCGCCTTTGACGGATGAGCAGGCCCGCGCCGTGGTCTGCTTCGACAACAGGGTTCAGGTGGTCGCCTCCGCCGGCTCAGGGAAGACGTCAACCATGGTGGCCAAGGCTGCGTACGCCTTGCACCGGAACCTCGTGCCGGCCGAAAAGATTCTGCTTCTTGCCTTCAACACGGACGCGGCAAGAGAACTGCAGCAGCGAATCCATGACCGTCTGCATCCTCTGGGGCTCGACGGCGGCAATGTCGCCGCACAAACCTTTCACGCATTCGGGCTGGATGTCATCGGCAGAGCTACCGGCCGGAAGCCGGCACTCGCGCCGTGGCTGGACAGCGGGCAGGACAGTGAGCAACTGATGCGCATCGTCGACGAGCTGAAGGCCGCGGACCCCATCTTCCGCACTCGTTGGGACCTATTTCGCATCGTACTGGGCCGCGATCTTCCTGCGTTCGGCCAGGAAGAAGACGACCCGGAAGACTGGGACCAGGGCAGCAAGTCGATAGGATTCCAGACACTGCAGGGTGAAGTGGTCAAGAGCCAGGGTGAGCGGATGATCGCCGACTGGCTCTTCTACAACGGCGTCCGGTACAGCTATGAAACACGGTACGAGCACGACACCACCGATGCCACCCACCGCCAGTATTCCCCGGATTTCCACTACCCCGGCATCAATGTCTACCATGAGCATTTTGCGTTGGACAAAGATGGTCTGCCGCCGTCGGAGTTCCACGGTTATCTGGACGGTGTGATCTGGAAACGAGCCACCCATCAGCGCTACGGCACCACGCTGCTGGAGACGACCATGGCCGGTTTGTGGGATGGCACGGCGTTCGTCTACCTGGCCAGGAACTGA
- a CDS encoding UvrD-helicase domain-containing protein, producing the protein MRTFRTFLVHAKSNQLDDDQLRRRLNAQPGTKFRFRHGMFLSLFAVIRKKWDEKLAAENFIDFEDMLNIAADHLESGRWDSGYELVMVDEMQDASHARARLARALVNRPGRRLFAVGDDWQSINRFAGADLSVMTDFDRWFGDGEILRLERTFRSPQSICDISSAFIQKNPAQLAKQVISSTPEFTPTMKAISVGHAVQFASVLQDHLDELNRGVQSGAIPAGAGGQVQVRILGRYRNLLNRVSDGLRQARGNRNNWERLNVGFQTIHGSKGLEADFIVILGMNTGAYGFPSTINDDPVLRLAMPEGDAFPLAEERRLFYVAMTRAKRSVLLLTIRNKESPFLMELVKDHNLTVHGAEGKALRTTICPECNEGCMVQRTSRYGYFFGCSRFPKCRHTMKLSRVENSPDGDNDLPGR; encoded by the coding sequence GTGCGAACCTTCCGCACGTTTCTGGTCCACGCGAAAAGCAATCAACTCGACGACGATCAACTGCGGAGACGGCTCAACGCCCAGCCAGGCACCAAATTCCGTTTTCGGCACGGAATGTTCCTCAGCCTGTTCGCGGTCATCCGCAAGAAGTGGGATGAGAAACTCGCTGCCGAGAACTTCATCGACTTTGAAGACATGCTCAACATCGCTGCGGACCATCTGGAATCAGGCAGATGGGACAGCGGCTACGAACTCGTGATGGTCGATGAGATGCAGGATGCCAGCCATGCGCGGGCACGGCTGGCACGTGCACTGGTGAATCGTCCCGGAAGGCGCCTCTTCGCCGTGGGCGACGATTGGCAAAGCATCAACAGATTCGCAGGAGCAGACCTGTCAGTGATGACAGACTTCGACCGGTGGTTCGGCGACGGCGAAATCCTGCGCCTGGAAAGAACCTTCCGGTCTCCGCAGAGCATCTGCGACATCTCAAGCGCGTTCATCCAAAAGAACCCCGCACAGCTGGCAAAACAAGTCATTTCCTCAACGCCGGAATTCACACCGACGATGAAGGCCATATCCGTTGGCCACGCGGTTCAGTTCGCCAGCGTTCTCCAGGACCATCTGGATGAGCTGAACCGGGGGGTGCAAAGCGGAGCAATCCCCGCAGGCGCCGGGGGACAGGTACAGGTTCGAATCCTCGGTCGCTACCGGAACCTCCTGAACCGGGTCTCTGACGGACTTAGACAAGCGAGGGGAAACAGGAACAACTGGGAGCGCCTCAATGTAGGATTCCAGACCATTCACGGCTCCAAGGGGCTGGAAGCCGACTTCATCGTGATTCTTGGGATGAACACCGGTGCCTACGGATTCCCGAGCACGATTAATGATGATCCTGTGCTCCGACTCGCCATGCCGGAGGGGGATGCGTTCCCTTTGGCGGAAGAAAGACGGCTCTTTTATGTGGCCATGACTCGAGCCAAACGGTCTGTCCTCCTGCTCACCATACGAAACAAGGAATCACCTTTCCTGATGGAGCTCGTCAAGGACCACAATCTCACCGTGCACGGTGCGGAGGGGAAAGCCCTGCGCACCACCATCTGCCCGGAATGCAACGAAGGGTGCATGGTTCAGCGGACCTCACGCTACGGATACTTCTTCGGGTGCAGTCGTTTTCCAAAATGCCGGCACACGATGAAGTTATCCCGAGTCGAAAACTCCCCCGATGGTGATAACGACCTCCCAGGCCGATAG
- a CDS encoding ABC transporter permease, which produces MRTPSAIAVSLLPPVAFLLIIFIVAGATGRNPVAVVAEDNGPQAQRLVSILNESDAFRVQPATPGEAAQLLDTLQVAAVITIPASFDDDYRMHRPDPVRIRINNLNLDFTNDLRRSLPTAITRFYAGEPDNPIMVGVAESDLRPHDVDLVQFELVPILVLLLTLMGVVNGGLATAREFEDLTIKALLLAPIGRGALIAGKILGCWVTTMLVAALVLILSAVSGILRPAGWYWLPALAVIGLIALAAAGVGAALGGTLRRFAPVSAAGINLSIYLFFLSGGISVAAFLPGWIQTIAHFTPTFYGVDALEAAIFYQSTDNLGRDVAVLVLTAAGGLVLGIMSLRRRLVAS; this is translated from the coding sequence GTGCGCACACCGTCGGCGATCGCGGTCAGCCTGCTGCCGCCGGTCGCCTTCTTGCTGATCATCTTCATCGTGGCCGGGGCAACCGGCCGCAATCCGGTGGCAGTCGTGGCCGAGGACAACGGCCCGCAGGCTCAGCGCCTCGTGTCCATTCTTAATGAGTCGGACGCGTTCCGCGTCCAGCCCGCAACCCCGGGTGAAGCGGCGCAACTGCTGGACACCCTGCAGGTGGCGGCAGTCATCACCATCCCCGCGTCCTTCGACGACGATTACCGGATGCACCGGCCGGACCCGGTACGGATCCGGATCAACAATCTGAACCTGGACTTCACCAACGACCTGCGCCGATCGCTGCCGACGGCGATCACGCGCTTTTACGCGGGCGAGCCGGACAACCCCATCATGGTCGGCGTCGCCGAGTCGGATCTGCGGCCGCACGACGTCGACCTCGTGCAGTTCGAGCTGGTTCCCATCCTCGTGCTGCTCCTCACGCTCATGGGCGTCGTCAACGGCGGGCTGGCCACCGCCCGGGAGTTCGAGGACCTGACGATCAAGGCCCTGCTGCTTGCGCCGATCGGCCGCGGGGCACTGATCGCCGGGAAAATCCTGGGGTGCTGGGTGACAACCATGCTGGTGGCAGCGCTGGTACTGATCCTGTCGGCGGTCTCCGGCATCCTGCGGCCAGCGGGGTGGTACTGGCTGCCGGCGCTGGCGGTGATCGGGCTGATCGCACTCGCGGCGGCCGGGGTCGGGGCCGCCCTTGGGGGCACCTTGCGCCGATTCGCACCGGTGTCGGCGGCCGGTATCAACCTGTCGATCTACCTGTTCTTCCTCAGCGGCGGAATCAGCGTCGCGGCGTTCCTGCCCGGGTGGATCCAGACCATAGCGCACTTCACCCCGACCTTCTACGGGGTGGATGCGCTGGAGGCAGCGATCTTCTACCAGTCGACCGACAACCTGGGCCGGGACGTGGCCGTGCTGGTACTGACAGCCGCAGGCGGCCTCGTATTGGGCATCATGTCGCTCCGGCGGCGACTTGTAGCCTCCTAG
- a CDS encoding ABC transporter permease, with the protein MSLRHNLRVVRAVAAADIRLTLREPLFVIAGVVIPINFLLLFLLFAISGGQAPIAVVMKTQGPLAEQFVQAMNNSQSFIIHTASPADAEREIRAGTVVAVVTVPQDFDAALSAGTRVDIPVEVNNLNVDFTNDIRRAVPLSITSFYADAFPEQVVVRALESDVQEHDTGYIPYLAVSIVVAGMMLASLLQGSVNTARDYELGTVKELALAPVSRLAIGLGKMLGSAALTATSALLVLGVVILLIGVHPLHPLEVLGFGLLMIAAFLALGVLAGTLVRRRQQAIPLAIASVLPLFFLSGPFGPANWLGAVPGAIAAASPLTYAIAAFQHAFHGYQTATQDLTVDTIVLAGFTVVTVALTAFVFGRRGVAH; encoded by the coding sequence ATGAGCCTCCGACACAACCTGCGGGTGGTCCGGGCCGTGGCGGCGGCAGACATCCGCCTCACCCTCCGCGAACCGCTGTTCGTGATAGCCGGCGTCGTCATCCCGATCAATTTCCTGCTGCTCTTCCTTCTCTTCGCGATCAGCGGCGGCCAGGCGCCGATCGCCGTGGTGATGAAGACCCAAGGACCGTTGGCCGAACAGTTCGTCCAGGCCATGAACAACTCGCAATCGTTTATCATCCATACGGCTTCCCCGGCCGACGCGGAGCGCGAGATCCGTGCGGGGACCGTCGTCGCCGTCGTGACGGTACCGCAGGACTTCGATGCCGCGCTCAGCGCCGGGACGCGGGTTGATATTCCGGTCGAGGTCAACAACCTCAACGTCGATTTCACCAACGACATCCGGAGGGCGGTGCCGCTCTCGATAACATCCTTCTACGCCGATGCGTTCCCTGAACAGGTCGTCGTGCGGGCGCTCGAGTCCGACGTCCAGGAGCACGACACCGGCTACATTCCCTACCTGGCCGTCAGCATCGTGGTGGCCGGCATGATGCTCGCCTCGCTCCTGCAGGGCAGCGTCAACACCGCGCGGGACTACGAGCTGGGAACCGTCAAGGAACTGGCACTGGCGCCGGTGAGCCGGCTGGCGATCGGGCTGGGAAAAATGCTCGGCTCAGCCGCGCTCACGGCAACCTCGGCACTGCTGGTGCTGGGCGTCGTGATCCTGCTGATCGGGGTGCACCCGCTGCATCCCCTGGAGGTACTCGGTTTCGGCCTGCTGATGATCGCAGCCTTTCTCGCCCTCGGCGTTCTGGCCGGGACGCTGGTCCGCCGGCGGCAGCAGGCGATCCCGCTCGCCATCGCCAGCGTCCTGCCGCTGTTCTTCCTGAGCGGTCCGTTCGGACCGGCGAACTGGCTCGGTGCAGTTCCCGGCGCGATCGCGGCCGCGTCCCCACTCACCTATGCGATCGCCGCCTTCCAGCACGCCTTCCACGGTTACCAGACAGCCACCCAGGACCTGACCGTCGACACCATCGTACTGGCCGGGTTCACGGTGGTGACGGTCGCGCTCACGGCATTTGTTTTCGGCCGCCGGGGGGTCGCGCACTGA
- a CDS encoding ATP-binding cassette domain-containing protein: MTETAIELVGVTKRFGSVTAIDDLSLRVGRGEIFGLLGPNGSGKTTIINMISGLSRPTSGGVRVLGIDMLADPRRIRRSLGTVPQENALYEELTAEANLRFHADLFDVPRRGLEKRITSLLELAQLEERRKSRVSTFSGGMKRRLALVRALLHDPELLYFDEPALGVDVQSRRALWDRILELKERGTTVLITTNYLEEANVLCDRLAIIDRGRLVALDSPSNLRRSFGDTVLEMRTRPAPTGDIVRKVRALPGVVSAIASNGSLKVTVEGGADVTGKVVTAVVESTSLEEIQSREPSLDEVFLSLTGKELRE; encoded by the coding sequence ATGACCGAAACGGCCATCGAGCTCGTAGGCGTCACAAAGCGATTCGGCTCCGTCACCGCCATCGACGACCTCAGCCTGCGGGTTGGGCGCGGGGAGATCTTCGGCCTGCTCGGGCCCAACGGGTCGGGCAAGACGACCATCATCAACATGATCAGCGGCCTGAGCCGCCCGACCTCCGGCGGGGTCAGGGTCCTGGGCATAGACATGCTTGCGGATCCGCGGCGGATCCGACGCTCGCTGGGGACAGTGCCGCAGGAGAACGCCCTATACGAGGAGCTCACGGCGGAAGCCAACCTCCGGTTTCACGCCGACCTCTTCGACGTGCCGCGGCGGGGCCTCGAGAAGCGGATCACCTCGCTGCTCGAGCTGGCGCAGCTGGAGGAGCGACGGAAGAGCCGCGTCTCCACCTTCTCCGGTGGCATGAAACGACGCCTGGCCCTGGTCCGGGCGCTGCTCCACGACCCTGAGCTGCTCTACTTCGATGAGCCCGCCCTGGGGGTCGACGTGCAGAGCCGGCGCGCGCTCTGGGACCGGATCCTCGAGCTTAAGGAGCGCGGTACCACCGTACTCATCACCACGAACTACCTGGAGGAGGCAAACGTCCTCTGCGACCGGCTGGCCATCATCGATCGCGGGCGGCTGGTGGCGCTGGACTCGCCGTCGAACTTACGCCGCAGTTTCGGTGACACCGTACTTGAGATGCGCACCCGGCCGGCGCCAACCGGGGATATCGTTCGGAAGGTCCGTGCGCTGCCCGGCGTGGTCTCCGCTATTGCGTCCAACGGATCGCTGAAGGTCACGGTGGAGGGCGGCGCCGACGTCACCGGCAAGGTCGTGACGGCGGTGGTCGAGTCCACAAGCCTCGAGGAGATCCAGAGCCGCGAGCCGAGCCTGGACGAGGTCTTCCTGAGCCTGACGGGCAAGGAGCTCCGGGAATGA
- a CDS encoding PhzF family phenazine biosynthesis isomerase, with product MENTPEVLRYAAFSTTPNGGNPAGLVLDAGHLDDAGMLAVAAAVGYAETAFVTEQAVDGDPRRSRVRYFSPIAEVPFCGHATIALAVALSERDGAGSFTFDTPVGPVVIETSGVGADITAAFTAVDPQLAAFDDAVLAELLGLLGVGRGDLDPAYPPRIAYSGNWHPVLVLADRTLFDSFGFDPEAVRRLMDVQGWAATVTVLHPLADGEFEARNLFPVGAITEDPATGAAAAAVGAYLRILGLVEPPSRVLIRQGRHVGRPGLLTVDIPAAGGIVVSGKAVRIPVLAVNR from the coding sequence ATGGAAAACACCCCTGAGGTCCTCCGTTATGCGGCCTTTTCCACGACGCCAAATGGCGGGAATCCTGCCGGGCTGGTCCTGGATGCCGGCCATCTGGATGATGCCGGGATGCTGGCGGTGGCGGCCGCCGTCGGGTACGCCGAAACGGCATTTGTGACGGAGCAGGCCGTCGATGGGGACCCGCGCCGGAGCCGGGTTCGGTACTTCTCCCCGATCGCCGAGGTGCCGTTCTGCGGCCATGCGACGATTGCGCTGGCCGTTGCGCTGAGCGAACGCGACGGGGCAGGATCCTTCACCTTCGACACCCCTGTCGGCCCCGTCGTCATCGAAACATCAGGCGTCGGCGCCGACATCACCGCCGCGTTCACCGCCGTTGACCCACAGCTGGCAGCCTTCGACGACGCCGTCCTGGCTGAACTCCTCGGATTGCTCGGCGTAGGGCGGGGCGATCTCGATCCGGCCTATCCGCCGCGGATCGCGTATTCGGGCAACTGGCATCCGGTGCTGGTCCTCGCCGACCGCACCCTTTTCGATTCCTTTGGCTTCGATCCGGAGGCGGTGCGCCGCCTCATGGACGTACAGGGATGGGCCGCGACGGTGACCGTCCTGCACCCTCTTGCAGATGGCGAATTCGAAGCCCGGAATCTGTTCCCGGTAGGCGCCATCACGGAGGACCCTGCAACAGGGGCCGCCGCGGCTGCGGTCGGCGCCTACCTGCGCATCCTGGGCCTGGTCGAGCCCCCGTCGAGAGTCCTGATCCGCCAGGGACGGCACGTCGGCCGGCCGGGCTTGCTCACAGTGGACATTCCCGCGGCCGGTGGAATAGTGGTCAGCGGCAAGGCCGTCCGGATCCCTGTCCTTGCGGTCAACAGATGA
- a CDS encoding HNH endonuclease signature motif containing protein produces MICPAPFRCPAPIRCGADPLRRLADGCLDGLAEVARLEARTAALKVRLAAEYVQAARALASPAASARERTAEEMALVAEVACVLTVSERAAGALLSECRALTTALPLTPARGCRAGDLVASRFRAKARTWRERHHPVSIEKRHTKSAGDRRVEYLPDRDGMAWLSAYLPADTAAGIWERSTAAARALQGPDEARSLAQLRADITASWLLTSHTTCAAGGMAGGGMAGCVAGRVPSPRAQVLITVPVLSLLGATAEPATLDGYGPIPPSMARRLVTDGAGSFYRVLTDPRDGAPLENGRTSYRLTKAQRQWLRLRDGRCPFPGCNNHSLDNEADHLLAWADGGTTAISNLGQPCPRHHRLKHGSAWTPTGASKDSPPGWTSPSRRHYPSEHQDWEPPHWPHHIQATDAGPDTCGDPERELPQDPFPDWHSFTAAHPFPAADTDNPGWPAPLDDPYPECFLLPCV; encoded by the coding sequence CTGATCTGCCCGGCGCCGTTCCGCTGCCCGGCGCCGATCCGCTGCGGCGCCGATCCGCTGCGGCGCCTGGCGGATGGTTGCCTGGACGGGCTGGCCGAGGTGGCCCGGCTGGAAGCCCGGACCGCGGCGCTGAAGGTGCGGCTGGCCGCGGAATACGTGCAGGCGGCCAGGGCCCTGGCGTCACCGGCGGCGTCCGCGCGGGAACGCACCGCCGAAGAGATGGCCCTGGTCGCTGAGGTCGCCTGTGTCCTGACCGTCAGCGAACGGGCCGCCGGGGCCCTCCTGTCCGAATGCCGGGCCCTGACGACGGCGCTGCCGCTGACCCCCGCCCGGGGCTGCCGGGCCGGGGACCTCGTGGCGTCCCGGTTCCGGGCCAAGGCACGCACCTGGCGGGAACGCCACCACCCGGTCAGCATCGAAAAACGCCACACCAAAAGCGCCGGGGACCGGCGGGTCGAGTACCTCCCGGACCGGGACGGCATGGCCTGGCTTTCGGCCTACCTCCCGGCAGATACCGCCGCAGGGATCTGGGAACGGAGCACCGCCGCCGCCCGCGCCCTCCAGGGCCCGGACGAGGCCCGGTCCCTGGCCCAGCTCCGCGCCGACATCACCGCCAGCTGGCTCCTCACCAGCCACACCACCTGCGCCGCGGGCGGAATGGCCGGCGGCGGCATGGCCGGGTGCGTCGCCGGACGTGTCCCGTCCCCGAGGGCGCAGGTCCTGATCACCGTCCCGGTCCTGTCCCTGCTGGGCGCCACCGCCGAACCGGCCACCCTGGACGGGTACGGGCCGATCCCGCCGTCCATGGCCCGCCGCCTGGTCACCGACGGCGCCGGCTCCTTTTACCGGGTCCTGACCGACCCCCGCGATGGCGCCCCGCTGGAAAACGGACGGACCAGCTACCGCCTGACGAAGGCGCAGCGTCAATGGCTCCGCCTCCGCGACGGCAGGTGCCCCTTCCCCGGCTGCAACAACCACTCACTGGACAACGAGGCAGACCACCTCCTGGCCTGGGCCGACGGAGGCACCACCGCCATCTCCAACCTGGGCCAACCCTGCCCCAGACACCACCGCCTGAAACACGGCTCCGCCTGGACACCCACCGGAGCCAGCAAGGACAGCCCGCCCGGGTGGACCTCCCCATCCAGACGGCACTACCCCAGCGAACACCAGGACTGGGAACCACCCCACTGGCCACACCACATCCAAGCCACCGACGCAGGCCCGGACACCTGCGGCGATCCCGAACGGGAACTGCCCCAGGACCCCTTCCCGGACTGGCACTCATTCACGGCCGCACACCCATTCCCCGCCGCAGACACCGACAACCCGGGCTGGCCGGCGCCCCTCGACGACCCCTACCCGGAATGCTTCCTGCTCCCATGCGTCTGA